One window of the Suricata suricatta isolate VVHF042 chromosome 7, meerkat_22Aug2017_6uvM2_HiC, whole genome shotgun sequence genome contains the following:
- the HS3ST5 gene encoding heparan sulfate glucosamine 3-O-sulfotransferase 5: MLFKQQAWLRQKLLVLGSLAVGSLLYLVARVGSLDRLQPICPIEGRFGARSQAEVPLRALQFKRGLLHEFRKGNTSKEQVRLHDLVQQLPKAIIIGVRKGGTRALLEMLNLHPAVVKASQEIHFFDNDENYAKGIEWYRKKMPFSYPQQITIEKSPAYFITEEVPERIYKMNSSIKLLIIVREPTTRAISDYTQVLEGKERKNKTYYKFEKLAIDPNTCEVNTKYKAVRTSIYTKHLERWLKYFPIEQFHIVDGDRLITEPLPELQLVEKFLNLPPRISQYNLYFNATRGFYCLRFNIIFNKCLAGSKGRIHPEVDPSVITKLRKFFHPFNQKFYQITGRTLNWP, translated from the exons ATGCTATTCAAACAGCAGGCGTGGCTGAGACAGAAGCTCCTGGTGCTGGGAAGCCTTGCCGTTGGGAGTCTCCTGTATCTAGTCGCCAGAGTTGGGAGCTTGGATAG GCTACAACCCATTTGCCCCATTGAAGGACGATTCGGAGCCCGCAGTCAGGCCGAAGTCCCTCTCCGCGCCCTCCAGTTTAAGCGGGGCCTGCTGCACGAGTTCCGGAAGGGCAATACCTCCAAGGAGCAAGTTCGCCTTCATGACCTGGTCCAGCAGCTCCCCAAGGCCATTATCATTGGGGTGAGGAAAGGAGGCACAAGGGCCCTGCTTGAGATGCTGAACCTCCATCCAGCAGTGGTCAAAGCCTCCCAAGAAATCCACTTCTTTGACAATGATGAGAATTATGCCAAGGGCATTGAGTGGTATAGGAAAAAGATGCCTTTTTCCTACCCACAGCAAATCACAATTGAAAAGAGCCCAGCATATTTTATCACGGAGGAGGTTCCGGAAAGGATTTACAAAATGAACTCATCCATCAAGTTGTTGATCATTGTCAGGGAGCCAACCACAAGAGCTATTTCTGATTACACTCAGGTGcttgaggggaaggagaggaagaacaaAACGTATTACAAGTTTGAGAAGCTGGCAATAGACCCAAATACCTGCGAGGTGAACACAAAATACAAGGCGGTAAGAACCAGCATCTACACCAAACATCTGGAAAGGTGGTTGAAATACTTTCCCATTGAGCAATTTCACATTGTCGATGGAGATCGCCTCATCACAGAGCCTCTGCCGGAACTTCAGCTTGTGGAGAAGTTCCTAAATCTTCCCCCGAGAATAAGTCAATACAATTTATATTTCAATGCTACCAGAGGGTTTTACTGCTTGCGATTTAATATTATCTTCAATAAGTGCCTGGCGGGCAGCAAGGGACGCATTCATCCAGAGGTGGATCCCTCTGTCATTACCAAATTGCGCAAATTTTTTCACCCTTTCAATCAAAAATTTTACCAGATCACTGGGAGGACATTGAACTGGCCCTAA